The following proteins are encoded in a genomic region of Sesamum indicum cultivar Zhongzhi No. 13 linkage group LG8, S_indicum_v1.0, whole genome shotgun sequence:
- the LOC105168379 gene encoding uncharacterized protein LOC105168379 (The sequence of the model RefSeq protein was modified relative to this genomic sequence to represent the inferred CDS: added 40 bases not found in genome assembly), with product MPPSPAMRISPGRELRAENHKRGRSLESGVLLREKDDDLALFNEVQNKERDNFLLKSNDDFDDVFSTKLKYFSDYKLGISIPARGESSDLLNAEGDKNDYDWLITPPETPLFPSLDDVAPPVSLAPRGRPRSQPVSISRSSTMEKGYRTARGSASPHRLSPSPRSSNSTLQSRTRPFSAIHSSPPPTLRQSSPSRRLSPPPSKPTPAPRSGTPTPRRMSTGSTSATAPSRVRGTSPVKTSRGNSASPKIRAWQSNIPGFSLEAPPNLRTSLADRPASYVRGSSPASRNGSRSGRQSMSPTASRSVSSSHSHERDQFSSYSKGSVASSGDDDVDSLQSNPISSSGRSVPRSLGAFPNNRATGFSKKPTKVLSSSAPKRSFDLALRQMERKGPQDMFRPLLSSVPSSTFYAGKTNAPHRPLTSRNSSITTSSNASSDQGTSGAIEPEESEQNQEDVTSDFVKGQCPTMDDEVFVMDQGDAANGAVEDRIIEESTSCQHRENENPSLVISQLGFDESSSPRELGIVLASADVVLDRKDGSSDVDDTPGMEVCSKCNRRFHSSELLMEGELWLCRECKSLEVNSTLITPEKTLMVDKNTTGQILEYGTSEILDKSASVPQSLEATCSGETGTDHLDNISNQDQLSEPSKDLAILLIEEGDLTHATQQDNNHSVDGERGHKESRQSGICSNSKVDVSEGTGISLLLKRSSSDRGHIVQSRSFTASNISYDDLSYVRDSVNSMRSSIGHTSTSVSSSVDLGSSRQMETHIHRQSSGGKSDMENYRYETPAKHKRSISSLSGASSHVPQAPSVIPSCLEDSFEIVAANKDNQVQVVTCAGAFEQLLASEWTEAESTCTDVESNVTFKTATEPSSHLTNSCTEDTSVMPNLMSEEPASDENGDNFTKNSSNSMNGETSAAHLETSTQKEDAMQNSCLDGVDVAEIPVSSSLGAISEMEIEDADVMSADSQSDVYSTNSKSCMNELQEPSVSVASDDAIITANSIPANGVREEPTIMLEDVGGTKSRSLTLEEATDAILFCSSIVHNLAYEAANIAIDKENPPVEVLRPTMTFAGKSNPDRRDIRSRTLGKRYSKSQKARQRRQEPDTKPPPVTAETNEKSTPRIVRSPTKVDTVNPPKLESKCNCIIM from the exons ATGCCTCCATCACCTGCAATGAGAATTTCCCCTGGGAGGGAGCTGAGGGCAGAGAATCACAAGAGAGGGCGAAGTCTTGAGAGCGGGGTACTGTTACGAGAAAAGGATGATGATCTTGCTCTGTTCAACGAGGTGCAGAACAAAGAAAGGGACAATTTCTTGCTTAAGTCAAATGACGACTTCGATGACGTTTTCT ctacaaaattaaaatactt GAGAGTAGCGACCTGCTCAATGCGGAAGGAGATAAAAATGACTATGACTG GTTGATAACTCCTCCGGAGACtcctctttttccttctttggaTGATGTGGCACCACCAGTTAGTCTTGCACCTAGGGGCAGGCCCAGGAGTCAACCTGTATCAATCTCGAGATCATCCACA ATGGAAAAGGGTTATAGGACGGCAAGGGGTAGTGCTAGTCCCCATCGCCTTAGCCCATCTCCACGGTCCAGTAATAGCACATTGCAGTCAAGAACCAGACCGTTCTCTGCCATTCATTCAAGTCCACCTCCTACTTTGCGCCAATCTTCTCCGTCGAGGAGGCTGTCTCCACCACCAAGTAAACCAACACCTGCTCCAAGGTCTGGTACACCAACACCTAGGAGGATGAGCACGGGTTCAACTAGTGCTACTGCCCCATCAAGAGTGAGAGGTACCTCACCCGTCAAGACAAGTCGGGGCAACTCTGCTTCACCAAAAATCAGAGCATGGCAATCTAACATCCCTGGCTTTTCCTTAGAGGCACCTCCTAATCTCCGTACCTCACTGGCTGATAGGCCAGCATCCTACGTGAGAGGGTCCTCACCAGCATCCAGAAATGGATCGAGATCGGGCAGACAATCCATGTCTCCAACTGCTTCTAGAAGTGTCAGTTCTTCTCATAGTCATGAGAGGGACCAATTCAGTTCCTACAGCAAAGGTTCAGTTGCATCATCAGGTGATGATGATGTGGACTCGCTACAATCCAATCCTATCAGCAGCTCAGGCCGCTCGGTTCCAAGAAGCTTAGGTGCTTTCCCAAATAATAGAGCTACGGGCTTTTCCAAGAAACCAACTAAAGTTTTGTCGAGTTCTGCTCCCAAAAGATCCTTTGACTTGGCACTTCGACAAATG GAGAGGAAGGGTCCTCAGGATATGTTCAGACCCCTATTATCCAGTGTCCCCAGTTCAACATTCTATGCAGGAAAAACGAATGCACCTCATCGTCCACTGACATCAAGAAATTCTTCTATAACAACTAGCAGTAATGCCAGTTCTGATCAAGGAACAAGCGGAGCAATTGAGCCTGAAGAAAGTGAGCAAAACCAGGAGGATGTGACCAGTGACTTTGTGAAGGGCCAATGTCCAACTATGGATGATGAAGTATTTGTCATGGATCAAGGTGATGCTGCAAACGGAGCTGTTGAGGACCGGATAATTGAGGAATCAACAAGTTGTCAGCATCGGGAAAATGAGAACCCATCTCTAGTTATTTCTCAGTTAGGCTTTGATGAGAGTAGCAGCCCACGTGAACTGGGCATAGTTCTGGCTTCTGCTGATGTAGTTTTGGATAGAAAAGATGGTTCTTCGGATGTTGATGACACTCCAGGTATGGAAGTATGCTCTAAATGCAATCGCAGGTTTCATTCAAGCGAATTATTAATGGAAGGAGAACTATGGCTTTGTCGGGAGTGTAAGAGTTTGGAAGTAAATTCAACTTTAATAACTCCAGAGAAAACACTGATGGTTGATAAGAACACTACAGGTCAGATTCTAGAGTATGGCACGTCCGAGATCTTGGACAAGTCTGCCTCGGTTCCACAATCATTAGAAGCTACCTGTTCTGGTGAAACAGGGACGGACCATCTTGACAACATTTCCAACCAGGATCAACTTAGTGAACCAAGCAAGGATCTTGCAATTTTGCTTATTGAGGAAGGGGATCTAACTCATGCCACCCAGCAAGACAATAATCACTCTGTGGATGGTGAAAGAGGCCATaaggaatcacggcagtctGGAATCTGTTCAAATTCAAAGGTTGATGTTTCAGAAGGAACAGGTATATCATTGCTACTGAAGAGATCAAGCAGCGACAGAGGACACATTGTTCAAAGCAGGAGTTTTACAGCAAGTAACATTAGTTATGATGATTTGTCCTATGTGAGGGACAGTGTAAATAGCATGAGAAGCTCCATTGGGCATACTAGTACATCTGTATCATCTTCTGTTGACCTGGGATCTTCTAGGCAGATGGAGACTCATATTCATCGGCAATCAAGTGGCGGAAAATCTGATATGGAAAACTACAGATATGAAACACCTGCAAAGCACAAGCGGTCCATCTCGTCTTTGTCTGGTGCTTCAAGTCATGTACCCCAGGCCCCAAGTGTAATACCAAGTTGTCTCGAAGATAGTTTTGAGATTGTAGCTGCCAACAAGGATAACCAAGTCCAGGTGGTGACATGTGCAGGTGCTTTTGAGCAATTACTGGCTTCTGAATGGACAGAAGCAGAAAGTACATGCACTGATGTAGAAAGCAATGTTACTTTTAAAACTGCCACAGAACCATCAAGCCATTTGACAAATTCCTGCACAGAAGATACTTCAGTGATGCCAAATTTGATGTCTGAAGAGCCAGCATCAGATGAGAATGGAGACAACTTCACAAAGAATTCCAGTAATTCAATGAATGGAGAAACATCAGCTGCACATTTAGAGACTTCTACTCAAAAGGAAGATGCCATGCAAAATTCATGCCTCGATGGGGTGGATGTTGCAGAAATTCCTGTTTCCAGCTCTTTGGGTGCTATTTCAGAAATGGAAATTGAGGATGCGGATGTCATGTCTGCTGACTCGCAATCTGATGTATATTctacaaattcaaagagctgCATGAATGAATTACAGGAGCCTTCTGTTTCAGTGGCGTCCGACGATGCTATAATAACAGCTAACTCTATTCCTGCAAATGGTGTCCGTG AAGAACCTACCATCATGTTAGAAGATGTGGGTGGAACAAAGTCGAGAAGCTTAACTCTTGAAGAAGCAACAGACGCAATCCTCTTCTGCAGCTCCATTGTCCACAACCTGGCATATGAAGCGGCAAATATCGCAATAGATAAAGAGAACCCACCGGTGGAAGTTTTACGACCAACAATGACATTTGCCGGCAAATCCAATCCTGACAGAAGAGACATTCGTTCAAGAACTCTGGGAAAACGTTACTCCAAATCCCAAAAAGCTCGACAAAGAAGACAGGAACCTGATACCAAACCTCCTCCCGTCACCGCTGAAACCAACGAGAAATCCACTCCTCGCATCGTCAGGTCCCCTACTAAGGTTGATACCGTGAATCCTCCGAAGCTGGAATCCAAGTGTAACTGCATAATCATGTAG
- the LOC105168378 gene encoding protein Iojap-related, mitochondrial isoform X2: MWSALRSRALSSSSSPISPQWKTLLASSSSSSILARVFTSSAVSINETGKSKELLSLAEVEKILNDVGADDVRVIPTPKDCEFTDYMVIATGRSPWHVRNISQALIYKAEWKTINLNSNNVSFSGSWGFQVSVTVKIFVYSLILYRREKGCARHCILVILAN, from the exons ATGTGGTCAGCTTTACGCAGCCGAGCTCTATCCTCTTCATCTTCACCCATCAGTCCCCAGTGGAAAACCCTTCTTGCGTCTTCGTCTTCGTCGTCGATTTTGGCTCGCGTGTTCACCTCATCCGCAGTTAGCATTAACGAGACCGGGAAAAGCAAAGAGCTTTTGAGCTTGGCGGAGGTTGAGAAGATACTGAACGACGTCGGAGCTGATGATGTGCGAGTTATTCCAACTCCCAAAGACTGTGAGTTCACGGATTACATGGTCATTGCCACTGGTAGATCTCCATGGCACGTGCGCAACATCTCTCAAGCCCTAATTTACAAGGCAG AATGGAAGACAATTAACCTCAATTCTAATAATGTGTCTTTTTCTGGTTCCTGGGGGTTCCAGGTATCAGTTACTGTGAAGATCTTCGtttattctttaattctttatcGAAGAGAAAAAGGCTGTGCTCGGCACTGCATACTTGTTATTTTAGCGAATTGA